Below is a genomic region from Tepidiforma bonchosmolovskayae.
GTCGAGGCGCTGGAACGGCACGCCGGGCAGGGCATCGTGCAGGTGGTGCTGGCGAACAACAACATTGCGCCGGAGCTGCCGGAGGCGTGGCACGCGGAGGCGGTGCGCGTGTCGATGGAGAAGCTCCAGGCGCACCCGGGGATCCGGGTCATTGAGGCGGACGTCGTTGCCGAGGAGAATCGCTACCGGCACGACCCGCACAAGCTCGCGGCTACGATCATGCGGCTGTACGATCAGCGCGATACGTTGAACCTTGCATCGCGGCGGGCGCTTTCCCCGGAAGAGCCGGTCGCGCTGGTACGGTAGGTTTCCATGCTGATGAACCTTCTCCAGATTTTCGTTTCTGCGCTGCTGATTCTTGTTGTGCTGCTCCAGGTGAAGGGCAGCGGGTTCGGCGCGGCGCTCGGGGGGATGTCGGGCGGGTCGGTCTACCGGACGAAGCGCGGGCTCGAGCGGACGCTCTTCCAGGCGACGATCCTGCTGGTCATCGTGTTCATTTTTGTGTCGTTCCTGAGCGTGGAGTGGCAGTAGCGGGCTGATGGAAGCGAACGGACAGGCGCGGCCGCGCCTCGCGTTCGTGGTCATCGGCAGCATCGCGGCGGCGATGCTTGCGGCGGGCATCGCGCTTGGTCTGCGGGTTTCGGGCAACGACACGGTCGTGCTGCCCGGCGCGGTCACCTACAGCGAGGCGGTGGCGGGCACCTGGCAGCGGGTCAACCCGCTGTTCGCAGGCGCGAACGAGGTGGACGCGGACCTCTCGGCGCTGGTGTTCTCCGGGCTGGTGCGGGCCGCGAAGGACGGGAAGGTGATCCCGGACCTGGCGGCGGACCTGCCGGAAATTTCGGACGGTGGCACAACGTATACCTTCCGCATCCGCGCGAACGCGCGCTGGCACGACGGCGAGCCGGTCACGAGCAGGGATGTGGCCTTTACGGTGCGGCTGCTGCAGGACCCGGACTTCGATGACCCGGCGATGGCCGAGGGGTGGAACGGGGTGACGGTGGAGACGCCGGACGACAGCACGGTGGTGATCCGGCTGCGCCAGCCCTCTGCGCCCTTCCTTTCGCGGAGCGCGACGGTGGGCATCCTGCCGGAGCACCTGCTGGGCGGCAAGGGGGCGCAGGCGCTCGAGAGCGACCCGTTCAATGCGCGCCCGGTGGGCAGCGGGCCGTACCGGCTGGAGTCGCTGGACGCGCAGGCAGCGACGCTGGCGGCGAACACGTCGTACTACCTCGGGCGCCCGGGCATCGACCGGATCGTGCTGCGGTTCTACCCGGACGAGCCGCAGGCGATCCGCGCGTTTGCAGCCGGCGAGACCGACGGCGTCTACCTGCGCGGCCCGCGGACGCGTGCAGAGCTGGACGACGTCCGCGAGGTGGGCGGCAAGCAGGTGAGCGTCGCGACGAGGCCGGTGCTGGCGATGCTGTACCTGAACAATTCGAACTCGCTGTTCCGCGACGAGCGGGTGCGGCAGGCGCTTTCGCTGGCGGTGGACCGGAAGCAGCTGCTGGACGAGGTCTTCCAGGGCGTGGGGACGGCGACGGCGTCACCAGTGGTGCCGGGGACGTGGGCGTACGATCCCGACGCCGACGTGATTGCCCCTGACCTGAGCCGGGCACGGGTCCTGCTCCAGGAGGCTGGCTGGACGCCGCACCCGACGACGGGGATCCTGGTGCGGCAGGGGCAGGAGTTCCGCTTCACGATCCGGACGGATAACGCGCCGGAGCGGGTCGCGCTGGCGAACGCGGTCGCGCGCCAGCTCGAGCCGTTGGGCATCCGGGCGTCGGTGGCGAGCACGACCTTCTCGGTGCTGCGGCGCGACTTCCTCCAGGAGCGGAAGTACGAGGCGGCGGTGGTGTTCTGGGACCAGGGGCCGGACCCGGACCTGTACTTCGGGTGGCACAGCTCGCAGCTGGGGGCCGCGGGGCTGAACCTGGCGAATTTCGAGGATGCGGTCATTGACGACCTGATCGCGCGGGGCCGAACGTCGACTGACCCGGAGATTCGGCTCGACACCTACCGGCAGATCCAGGACGTTTGGCAGGGGATCCAGCCGAGCCTGGTGCTGGGGGCGACGGGCGCCGTCGTCGTGCACCCGGGCTGGCTGCGCAACGCCGAGCCGGGTGTGCTGTTCACGAGCGCGAGCCGCTTCGTCGACGTGCACCGGTGGGCACGATGAGCGCACGGCTGGCGTTCTTCGGCTCGCCGGCCTTTGCGGTGCCTTCGCTGCGTGCGCTGGCCTCGGCGGGGTACGAGCTGGTCCTCGTGGTGACGCAGCCCGACCGGCCGGCGGGGCGCGGGGGGCGGCTGACACCGCCGCCTGTGAAGGTGGCTGCCGAGGAGCTTGGGCTCCGGGTCATCCAGCCGACGTCGGTCCGAGGTGCGGCGTTCCGGGAGGAGCTGGCGGCGCTCGGGCTGGATGCCGCGGTCGTGGCGGCCTACGGGAAGATTCTGCCGCAGGGGGTGCTCGACACCGCCCGCCGGGGATTTGTGAACGTGCACGCGTCGCTGCTGCCGCGGTGGCGGGGAGCATCACCGGTGGTGGCGGCCATTCTCGCAGGTGATACGATCACCGGTGTGAGCATCATGGAAATGGTCCTCGAGATGGACGCAGGGCCGGTCATTTCACGCGCGGAGGAGCCGATCCTCCCGACGGACACGACGGGTTCGCTCGAGGCGCGGCTGGCAGAGCTCGGCGCGCGCGAGCTCGTCCGTGTGCTGCCCGACTGGCTCGCCGGGCGGGTGACCGCGGAGCCACAGGACCCGTCGCAGGTGACGACCTGCGGCCTGATCCGGAAGGAGGATGGACACCTGCGGGCGACGATGACGGCGGCCGAGGCTGAGCGCGCGACGCGCGCCTACGACCCGTGGCCGGGGGCGTACATCATCTACCGGGGCCAGCCGCTGAAGTGCTGGCGGGGCAGGGTCGCCGCGGGGCCGGAGGCGGCGCCCGGGGCGATGGCGGTGGTCGACGGCGAGCCTGCGGTGCGGTTTGCCGACGGGTGGCTGGTGCTCACAGAGGTGCAGCGCCCGGGGGGAAAACGGATGAGCGGGCGCGCGTTCGTGGCCGGGGAGCGCGGCAGACTCGCGCCGGATGCGGTGCTGGCATGAGCGGGGGACGGCAATCGCTGTACGGCATGCTCCCGGCGGAGCTCGAAGCGCTGCTCGCGGAGGGCGGCGCGCCGCGCTACCGGGCCGACCAGGTGCTCCGTGCGGCCTACCGCGGGTTTGCGGAGGAGTTTGCTGCGATTCGGCAGCTGCCGGAAGAGCTGCGGGGCTGGCTGGCGGAACGGCTGGAGCTTTCGCCGGCGCGGGAAGTGCGCAGGGTGGTGAGCGAGGACGGCCTGACGACGAAGCTGCTGCTCGCGCTGGGCGACGGGACGCTCATCGAGACGGTGCTGATGCAGTACCCGGCGGCCAGGCCGGGGGCGCATCCGCGCTCGACCGTGTGCGTTTCGACGCAGGCCGGGTGCGCGATGGGGTGTGTGTTCTGCGCGACCGGGCAGATGGGCTTCGAGCGGAACCTGAAGGCGGCCGAGATTGTTGCGCAGGTCGTCCACGTCGCGCGGCTGCTCCATGAGCGGGGCCAGCACGTGACGAACATCGTGTTCATGGGGATGGGCGAACCGCTGGCGAATTATGGCGAGACGATCCGGGCGGTGCGGGTGCTGACCGACCCGCGGTGCTTCGGCATCGGGCAGCGGCACATCACGATTTCGACAGTCGGCGTCATCCGCGGGATCGACCGGCTGGCGGGCGAAGGGCTCCAGGTCGGCCTTGCGATTTCGCTGCACGCGCCGAACGACGCGCTCCGCAGGCGGCTGGTGCCCACAGCGGGGCCGAACTCGGTGAGCGAGATTGTGGCGGCGGCGAAACGGTACTTGGCGGCCACGGGGCGGCGCGTGACGTTCGAGTACGCACTCATCGCGGGAGAGAACGACAGCGATGCGACCGCGGCGGAGCTGGCGCGGCTGGTGCGCGGGACAGGCGCGCACGTGAACCTCATCCCGGTCAACCCGACGGCCGGCGGATTCCGGCGGCCATCACGGCAGCGGGTGCTCGCGTTCGAGCGGATCCTGCGCGAGGCGGGCGTGAACTGCACGGTGCGGGTGGAGAAGGGGACGGAGATCTCGGCGGCGTGCGGTCAGCTGCGGACTGACGCAGCGAACGGGGCGGTCATAGCGCTGGACGAGGTCAGGGAAGCAGTTTCCGGGCAAGCGCCCGTACGGCCGAAACGAACAGCTTCCCCAGCACCATCCCGAAGCCGATAGCGACCGCGGACCGCATGTCGAGCAGGGTATGGACTTCGCCGCGGACGACGGGGGAGATGAGCACGCCCACGCGGACCTCGTCGACGGCGACGGAGCGGCCGACGACCATGCCGGCATCGGACTGGCGGATGGTACCGCGGTCGAAGGTGGCGACAGCCACGGCAGAGCGGGAGATATCGACCTGTTCGGCGGTCACGCGGCGGATCGCGCTCCGCTCTATGGCGAGGGTAGACTCGGGGATATCGGAGTCTGCGGGGTCGTGCCCGTCGCCGCGGGCGGGGTCGAGCGCCATGGGGGCACCGTAAATCGCGCGGCCTGAAGGCGCAATCCCGGGAGGAGCATGCGAACCGACGACTTTGCCTACGACCTGCCGGAGGAGCTGATTGCGCAGGAGCCTGCGGAGCCGCGGGATGCTGCGCGGCTCATGGTGCTCGACCGGGCAGCCGGGACGATTGCCCACCGGGTGGTTCGCGACCTGCCGGAGCTGCTGCGCCCCGGCGACCTGCTGGTGGTGAACGACACGCGTGTGATGGCCGCGCGGCTGTTCGGGCGCAGGGCAGACACCGGCGGGGCGGTGGAGGTGCTGCTGGTGCGCCCGTTCACCGATACGCGGTGGGAGGTGCTGATGAAGCCGGCGCGCCGGGCTGCGGAGGGACGGCGGTTCGTCTTCGATACGCACGAGGGCTCACTGGAGGCGGTGTGCGCCGGGCGCTCGGGAGAGACGGTTGTGCTGGAGTTCGAGCGGCCGTTCGACCCGGCGCGGGTGGGCGAGGTGCCCCTGCCGCCGTATATCAGGAACTTCCGCGGCGACCCGGAACGGTACCAGACGGTGTATGCGCGGGAGGCGAGGAGCGCGGCGGCGCCGACGGCGGGGCTGCACTTCACGCCGGAGCTGCTGGAGCGGCTGCGCGAGCGGGGAATCGAACGGACGGCAGTGACGCTCGAGGTGGGGCCCGGGACGTTCAAGCCGGTGAACGTGGACGACCCGCGGAAGTTCGACCTCCACGCCGAGCATGTGACGATCCCGGAGGAGGCGGCTGCCGCAATCCGGCGGGCGCGCGCGGAAGGCCGGCGGGTGGTGGCAATCGGCACGACGGTTGTGCGGACGCTGGAGCACGTCGCGCGGGAGTGCGGGGAGATCCGGGCGTACGCGGGCTGGACCTCGCTGAAGATTCTGCCGGGCGACGAATTCCTGGCGGTCGACGTGCTGATGACGAATTTCCACCTGCCGCGGTCGACCCTGCTCATGCTCGTGTGCGCGTTTGCCGGGTACGACTTCGTGATGGAGGCGTATCGGACCGCGGTGCGGGAGCGGTACCGGTTCTACAGCTTCGGCGACGCGATGCTCATCCTGTAAACGGCATACGCCGGGGCCGGCAAGCCGGCCCCGGCGCAGGGGACCGTTCACCGAGGGCAGGGGTTACTTGAGGGACGCGATGTGCGGCGCGAGGTCATCGTCGGCGGGCGCCGGCTGCGAACCGGTCGACCAGCTCCGCACTTCGACGAGCAGCCCGCCGGAGGGGACGTAGTAGACTGCGCCGGATTCGGCCCGCTGCACGGCCACCTCCCGTCCACCGATGACCGCGGACCCGGTGCCGGCCGGGACAGCAGCACCGGACCGGTAGATGACCTGGGCACGCGGCCCGGCATACCCGGCGAGGTCCGTCAGCTCCTTTGGAGGTTTGGCTCCCGCGTAGTAGTCGAGGACGAGGGTGCCGGCGGCCGCGCCCGGGGCGCCGGGTTCGAGGGCGACGGCCCAGAGCGAGAGGCCCCGGGAGGCGGCCGGGAGTGCGGCATCGACGCCGGCGCGCTGCGCAAGTTCGGCGAAGGCCTTCGTCATGTCGTGGGAGCCGGCGAGCGCGTGGTCCGCAACCGGGCGCGACTGGTCGGCTCCGCCTGAGCGGAGCACGCTGAACGCGACGCTGCGAGCACAGCGACTGCGAAGGCGGCAGCGAGGACCAGGAGGCCCGCACGGGGAACCCGCGGCGCTGCGGAATGGACGGTAGGCACGTTTGCCATGTGCTTCTCCTTCCTGTTGCGTTACTGCGGGAACAGCCGGTCTGGCGGCGCCGGGTCAGCCGATGAGGCCGTTTTCCCTGAAGGCGGCGATTTCGGCGGGCGAGTAGCCGACCTCTGCGAGGACATCGTCAGTGTGTTCTCCGAGGGCCGGCGAGGCGCGCTTGATGCGGGTGGGGGTTGCGCTCATCTGGACCACGGGTGCAGGTCCGCGCATCGGGCCGAGCAGGGAATGGTCGTACTCCTGGATGTAGTTGTTGGCGACAACCTGGGGGTCATCGAACAGCTCTTCGACGAACCGCACCGGCCCGCAGGCGATGTCGAACGCGTCGAGGTAGGCGAGCCACTCTTCGTTCGTCTTTTGCAGGAACTTCTCTTCGCAGATTCGGACGAGCTCGGCGCCGACTTCGGTGAGGCGGGAGGTGTCGAAGCCGGGCTCGTAGCGCGGGTCGGTGATGCCGAGCGCCTCGCGGAAGCGCGCGCGGGGACCAGGGCCGAGGCAGCCCACGACGATGTAGGAGTCCTTCGTCTTGTAGGGCCGGTAGTAGATGTTGCCGGAAAGCTCAGGCGCGAAGCGGCGGCGTTCGGCGATGATCTCGGCCATGGAGGCCCCGCGGGCACGCGCCTCGGCGAGGTGGGCGAGCTTTTCGTGGCGGACCGGCTCATCGATGGCTGCGATTTCGCGGGAGCCGGCCTGGAGGGCGAGGGCTGAGAGGAGGAGACTGGAGCTGATGGCCTGGCCCTCTCCGGTGCGCTGGCGGTGGTAGAGGGCAGCGGTGATTGCCCAGGCGAGGGCGAAGCCGGTGACGACATCGGCGGGTGCGAAGGCGACCGGCATGGGGAGCCCGTTCTGGAGGTTGGGGTTGGAGGTGCTGAGGCCGCTCATGGCCTGGGCAACGATGTCGTAGCCGCGGCGCATGGCGTCGGGGCCGTGTTTGCCGAAGGCGGTGTTCTCGGCGTAGATGATGGCCGGGTTGATGCGGCGTGCGGAATCGTAGTCGATGCCGAGCGCTTCGGGGACGCCGGGCCGGTAGTTCGTGATGAGGACGTCGGCCCAGGAAATGAGGCGGTCGCGGATGGGGCCGGTGCGGGGATCCTTGAAATTGAGGGCGATGCCGCGCTTGCCGCGATTTTGAACGAGGAAGTTCTTGCTCTCCTTCGGGATGATTTCGGCCTGGAGGCGCCAGGGTTCGCCTTCGAGGGGCTCAACCTTGACGACATCGGCGCCCATTTCCGAGAGGAGAGAGGCGGCGAGCGGCCCGGCGATGATCTGGGTGCAATCGAGAACGCGCACGCCTTCGAGGGCTCCGGCCATAGAAGTGCTCCATGCGTGGGATACAGTGCGCGGATGATATACGAACCGGGAGCGGGGAGCGGGGAGCGGGGAGCGGGGAGCGGGGAGCAGGGAGCGGGGAGCGGGGAGCAGGGAGCGGGGAGCAGGGAGCGGGGAGCGGGGAGCGGGGAGCAGGGCGCGGGGAGCGGGGAGCGGGGAGCGGGGAGCGGGGAGGATGGAGGTTGGGGGGCGGCGGTGCGATGATCCGCGGGCGATGGCAGGCAGCGACCTGACGAGGGTGGGGTTGTGTGCGGCGTGCCGGTGGAGCCGGCGCGTGGTGAGCGGCAAGGGCTCGGTGTTCTGGATGTGCGAGCGGTCGAAGGTCGACCCGCGGTTCCGGAAGTACCCTTCGCTGCCGGTGCTGGCCTGCGCCGGGTTCGAGGAGGGGGCGGCTGCCGGTGGAGAAATCGACGACCTGCGATAGGCAGAATTGCGGAAACTCTCTGGTCTTTTGCTTGACGGGTGTGTTACGTTACGCGTCCGGCTGAAAGCGGGGCAGCTACCGGCGGGGTAGCCGTCGCGGAAAAAGCCAGGGGCTCGATGCCATCTCCCATTGCACCGAGCCCCCGCTTCCCGAGAGGGGAGTGTCCTTCCGGGCTTTTTGCGCGTTCGGTTAGGTAGTTGCCTCCTTTCAGCCTCTTTTGTTGCGTGCTACTTGAGCCGGGCGACGCGGCCGAATTCGTCGCGTTCGAGGTTGAGCGAGCGGAGGTTGCGGCGGAGGAAGGCGGGGAGTTCGGCGTCTTCCATGCTGCTGACCCCGGGGAGGTTGAATTCGCGGAGGCGGGTTGCCGAGGACTCGACGGGGTCGCCGATGGTGGCGACGCGCGGGGTGAAGCCTGTCGCGATGACGGTGATGTGCACCTCGTCGCCGACGCGGGGGTCGACGACGGTGCCGAAGATGATGTTGGCGGCCGGGTCGACGACTTCGGCGATGGTGCGGGCGGCGGCGTCGAGCTCGCGGAGGCCGAGGCTGCCGCTGTGGGTGACATTGAAGAGGACGCTGTGCGCCCCTTCGATCGACTGGTCGAGGATGGGGCTCTGGGTGGCAGCGCGGGCCGCCTCGACGGCGCGGTTTTCGCCGGAGCCCTTCCCGACGGCGAGGAGGGCGGGGCCGGCCTCGCTCATGATGGTGCGGACGTCGTTGAAGTCGAGGTTGATGGAGCCGTTCTGGCTGATGATGTTCGAGATCGACTGGATGGCCTGGCGGAGGACGTCGTCAGCGGTTTCGAACGCTTCTTCGACGGTGGCGTTCGGCGGGCAGATTTCGATGAGGCGGCCGTTCGGGATGGCGATGAGGGTATCGACTTTGTCGCGGAGCCGGGCGATGCCCTCTTCGGCCTGCTTCATGCGGCGGGCCCCCTCCCAGGGGAAGGGCTTGGTGACCACGCCGATGGTGAGCGCGCCGCAGTCCTTGGCGATTTCGGCGACGATCGGGGCGGCGCCGGTGCCGGTGCCGCCGCCCATGCCGGCGGTGACGAAGACCATTTCGGTGCCGCGGAGGAGGTCGTAGATTTCGTCGCGGCTTTCGTCGGCGGCGCGCTCGCCGCGGGTGGGGTCGCCGCCGACGCCGAGGCCCTTGGTGAGCTTTTCGCCGATGCGGAGGCGGGTCGGCGCTTCGGAGGAGGCGAGCGCCTGGGCGTCGGTATTGCAGGCGATGAACTGGACGCCGGGGATCTTGGCGCGAACCATCCGGTTGACGGCGTTGCAGCCGCCTCCGCCAACGCCGATGACTTTGATGTCGGGCAGCAGGTCGGTGTCGTAACGCATGCTCATGTCGGTTGTCCTTCCCTTCTGACGAATGAGGCTGAGGATGGCGCTGGGTGGTGGTTCGGCTGCGGGTTACTGGGGAATGAGCGACCTCCCGATGCTGAGGATGCGGTCGAGCAGCCCGCGGCCCCGGGTGTCGAAGGCGGGGCCGGGAAGTTCACCGGGCCGTGCGCGGTGGGCGAGGGCGTAGCGGACGAGCCCGATGGAGGTCGCGAAGGCGGGGGTGCCGATAAGGTCGGAGAGGCCGGTGTAGCCGTGGGGACGGCCGAGGCGGGCGGGGAGGTCGAGCCGGGATTCGGCGACCTCAGGGAGGCCGCGCAGCTGACTGCTGCCGCCGGTGAGGACCAGGCCGGCGGCGATGCGGTCGAGGTAGCCGACCCTCTTCAATTCGACGCCGACCATCTCGAGGATCTCCTCGGTTCGGGCCTGGAGGATGGCGCAGACGTGGTCAAGCGGGACGTGCTTGGTGGCCTGGGTGCCGAAGACCTGGATCTCGACGGTTTCGCCGGCCATGGAGGGGTCGGCGTAGGCGGCGCCGACGGTGCACTTCACGGTCTCGGCGCTTTCCCACGGGCAGCGGAGCACGCGGGCGAGGTCGGCGGTGAGGTGGGAGCCGGCGATGGGGAGGCAGGCGGTATGGGCGACGGCGCCTTCGTCGAAGACGGCGATGGAAGTCGTGCTGCCGCCGATATCGACCAGGGCGACGCCCTGCTGCTTCTCCTGCTCGGTGAGAACGCTTTCGGCGGAGGCGAGGCTTTCAAGGATGATTTCGTCGACCTGGACGCCGGCGCCTTCGACGCACTTGGTGAGGTTCTGGATGGCCGAGACGGCGCCGGTGACGATGTGCACTTCGGCATCGAGGCGGGAGCCATACATGCCGACCGGGTCGCTGACGGGCTCGGTGCCTTCGACCCAGTAGGCGCGCGGCTCGATGTGGATGACCTGGCGGTTCGTCGGTATGGCGATTTGCCCGGCGGCCTCGAGGACGCGGGCGCGGTCGTCGGCGGAGATGGGCCTGGTACGGTCGGGGATGGCGACGATGCCGCGGTTGTTCTGGCTGGAGATGTGGCCGCCGGAGATGCCGACGACGGCGGAGAGGATGCGCATCCCGCAGGCCTGCTCGGCCTTTTCGACGGCGATGGCGATGGCTTCGCGGGCGCTCTGGATGTTGTCGATGACGCCGCGCGAGAGCCCGGCAGCCGGCGCGACGCCGACGCCGAGGATGCGGGTTTCACCGGTTTCGGAGATGTCGCCGACGACAACGGCGACCTTGGTTGAGCCGACATCGATGGCAGCTACGGTGGAGCGTCGACGCATGGTTCCCCTTTTCCTCGCTTCCTCTACTGCAGCACCGGGCGGTTCCCGTAGCGCAGGTCGACGATGGTGTAGGCGATGTGCCGCTGGCGGGCTTCGGCGGCGAGCGCGGCCCAGACGGCGAGCTTGTAGGCGATGGAGCTGGAGTCGCCGAAAAGGGCGATTTGCCCGTCGGCGGTGGTGACCTGGACGCCCTTGCCCTTGATGAAGGCGACTTCGGCGACGGTGGTTCCGAGCTGGCGCGGGAGGCGCTCGTAGATTTCGGCGGCGGCATCGACGGCCTGGTAGTCGACGCGGTCACCGACGAGCCGGGTGCCGGGCTCGGAGCTGCGGATGGCGGGGGCGCCGGGCTCGAGCCGTTCGCCGACGGCGAGGACGACGCCCTCGCGGTCGATCAGGTAGTCGACTCCGGCCTGCTCCCAGGTGCCCCAGGGGCGGCGCTCCTCGATGACGATGCGGATGGTGGAAGGCCAGTCGCGCTCAACGCGGACGGCGGCAACGAGGGGCAGCTCGTAGATAGATCGCTGGACGGCGGCGAGGTCCGCGGTGAGCATGCTCTCGCCGAGGATGCCGGCGCGGCTGACGACCGTGCCCGGGGACATCCGCTGGGTGCCGACGACTTCGACGGTTGAGACGCGGAAGTAGGGCGCCCGGTAGACCCAGATGCCCCCGACGACGAGCCCTGCCAGGAGGGCGAATGAGGCCGCGAGCACAAGCAGCCGCCGGCCGGGGCGCCAGCGCGGGCAGGCGCGGGGCGCGACGACGCCTTCGCCGATGGAGAACTGGCTCCTGCGGACGATGGTCCGCGGGCGCGCCTCGCCGACAGCCGGCCGGGTGCGGCGGACGATGCGGCGGACGACGCCGGTCTGTGGGCCGCGGTTGCGTCGGATGATCATGGCCGCGGCCTCCGGGTGTGGCGTTCGAAGGCGAGCTCGAGGATGCGGGTCAGCAGCTGGCGGTAGGGCAGGCCGGAGGCCTCCCAGAGCTTGGGGTACATGCTGATGCTGGTGAACCCGGGGATGGTGTTGACCTCGTTGGCGATGAGCCGGTCGCCCGGGGTGAGGAAAAAGTCGACACGGGCGTAGCCCTCGCAGCCCATGACGCGGTACATGCGGAGGGCGAGCTCGCGGGCGTCGTCGGCGACGGCCCGGGGGATGGGGGCGGGAATGTAGAGCTCGGTTTTGGAGGCGGGGTCGTACTTCGAGTCGTAGTCGTAGAACTCGCGGTCGGGGACGATTTCGCCCACGACGGAGGCTTCGGGGTGTTCGTTGCCGAGAACCGAGCATTCGAGTTCGCGGCCGGTGATGGCCTCTTCGACGACGGCCTTGTCGTCGTAGGCGAA
It encodes:
- the ftsA gene encoding cell division protein FtsA, producing the protein MRRRSTVAAIDVGSTKVAVVVGDISETGETRILGVGVAPAAGLSRGVIDNIQSAREAIAIAVEKAEQACGMRILSAVVGISGGHISSQNNRGIVAIPDRTRPISADDRARVLEAAGQIAIPTNRQVIHIEPRAYWVEGTEPVSDPVGMYGSRLDAEVHIVTGAVSAIQNLTKCVEGAGVQVDEIILESLASAESVLTEQEKQQGVALVDIGGSTTSIAVFDEGAVAHTACLPIAGSHLTADLARVLRCPWESAETVKCTVGAAYADPSMAGETVEIQVFGTQATKHVPLDHVCAILQARTEEILEMVGVELKRVGYLDRIAAGLVLTGGSSQLRGLPEVAESRLDLPARLGRPHGYTGLSDLIGTPAFATSIGLVRYALAHRARPGELPGPAFDTRGRGLLDRILSIGRSLIPQ
- the ftsZ gene encoding cell division protein FtsZ; translation: MSMRYDTDLLPDIKVIGVGGGGCNAVNRMVRAKIPGVQFIACNTDAQALASSEAPTRLRIGEKLTKGLGVGGDPTRGERAADESRDEIYDLLRGTEMVFVTAGMGGGTGTGAAPIVAEIAKDCGALTIGVVTKPFPWEGARRMKQAEEGIARLRDKVDTLIAIPNGRLIEICPPNATVEEAFETADDVLRQAIQSISNIISQNGSINLDFNDVRTIMSEAGPALLAVGKGSGENRAVEAARAATQSPILDQSIEGAHSVLFNVTHSGSLGLRELDAAARTIAEVVDPAANIIFGTVVDPRVGDEVHITVIATGFTPRVATIGDPVESSATRLREFNLPGVSSMEDAELPAFLRRNLRSLNLERDEFGRVARLK
- a CDS encoding CaiB/BaiF CoA transferase family protein, with amino-acid sequence MAGALEGVRVLDCTQIIAGPLAASLLSEMGADVVKVEPLEGEPWRLQAEIIPKESKNFLVQNRGKRGIALNFKDPRTGPIRDRLISWADVLITNYRPGVPEALGIDYDSARRINPAIIYAENTAFGKHGPDAMRRGYDIVAQAMSGLSTSNPNLQNGLPMPVAFAPADVVTGFALAWAITAALYHRQRTGEGQAISSSLLLSALALQAGSREIAAIDEPVRHEKLAHLAEARARGASMAEIIAERRRFAPELSGNIYYRPYKTKDSYIVVGCLGPGPRARFREALGITDPRYEPGFDTSRLTEVGAELVRICEEKFLQKTNEEWLAYLDAFDIACGPVRFVEELFDDPQVVANNYIQEYDHSLLGPMRGPAPVVQMSATPTRIKRASPALGEHTDDVLAEVGYSPAEIAAFRENGLIG
- a CDS encoding peptide ABC transporter substrate-binding protein, translating into MEANGQARPRLAFVVIGSIAAAMLAAGIALGLRVSGNDTVVLPGAVTYSEAVAGTWQRVNPLFAGANEVDADLSALVFSGLVRAAKDGKVIPDLAADLPEISDGGTTYTFRIRANARWHDGEPVTSRDVAFTVRLLQDPDFDDPAMAEGWNGVTVETPDDSTVVIRLRQPSAPFLSRSATVGILPEHLLGGKGAQALESDPFNARPVGSGPYRLESLDAQAATLAANTSYYLGRPGIDRIVLRFYPDEPQAIRAFAAGETDGVYLRGPRTRAELDDVREVGGKQVSVATRPVLAMLYLNNSNSLFRDERVRQALSLAVDRKQLLDEVFQGVGTATASPVVPGTWAYDPDADVIAPDLSRARVLLQEAGWTPHPTTGILVRQGQEFRFTIRTDNAPERVALANAVARQLEPLGIRASVASTTFSVLRRDFLQERKYEAAVVFWDQGPDPDLYFGWHSSQLGAAGLNLANFEDAVIDDLIARGRTSTDPEIRLDTYRQIQDVWQGIQPSLVLGATGAVVVHPGWLRNAEPGVLFTSASRFVDVHRWAR
- a CDS encoding cell division protein FtsQ/DivIB; this translates as MIIRRNRGPQTGVVRRIVRRTRPAVGEARPRTIVRRSQFSIGEGVVAPRACPRWRPGRRLLVLAASFALLAGLVVGGIWVYRAPYFRVSTVEVVGTQRMSPGTVVSRAGILGESMLTADLAAVQRSIYELPLVAAVRVERDWPSTIRIVIEERRPWGTWEQAGVDYLIDREGVVLAVGERLEPGAPAIRSSEPGTRLVGDRVDYQAVDAAAEIYERLPRQLGTTVAEVAFIKGKGVQVTTADGQIALFGDSSSIAYKLAVWAALAAEARQRHIAYTIVDLRYGNRPVLQ
- the fmt gene encoding methionyl-tRNA formyltransferase, producing the protein MSARLAFFGSPAFAVPSLRALASAGYELVLVVTQPDRPAGRGGRLTPPPVKVAAEELGLRVIQPTSVRGAAFREELAALGLDAAVVAAYGKILPQGVLDTARRGFVNVHASLLPRWRGASPVVAAILAGDTITGVSIMEMVLEMDAGPVISRAEEPILPTDTTGSLEARLAELGARELVRVLPDWLAGRVTAEPQDPSQVTTCGLIRKEDGHLRATMTAAEAERATRAYDPWPGAYIIYRGQPLKCWRGRVAAGPEAAPGAMAVVDGEPAVRFADGWLVLTEVQRPGGKRMSGRAFVAGERGRLAPDAVLA
- the queA gene encoding tRNA preQ1(34) S-adenosylmethionine ribosyltransferase-isomerase QueA; the encoded protein is MRTDDFAYDLPEELIAQEPAEPRDAARLMVLDRAAGTIAHRVVRDLPELLRPGDLLVVNDTRVMAARLFGRRADTGGAVEVLLVRPFTDTRWEVLMKPARRAAEGRRFVFDTHEGSLEAVCAGRSGETVVLEFERPFDPARVGEVPLPPYIRNFRGDPERYQTVYAREARSAAAPTAGLHFTPELLERLRERGIERTAVTLEVGPGTFKPVNVDDPRKFDLHAEHVTIPEEAAAAIRRARAEGRRVVAIGTTVVRTLEHVARECGEIRAYAGWTSLKILPGDEFLAVDVLMTNFHLPRSTLLMLVCAFAGYDFVMEAYRTAVRERYRFYSFGDAMLIL
- the secG gene encoding preprotein translocase subunit SecG, whose translation is MLMNLLQIFVSALLILVVLLQVKGSGFGAALGGMSGGSVYRTKRGLERTLFQATILLVIVFIFVSFLSVEWQ